The following proteins are encoded in a genomic region of Triticum dicoccoides isolate Atlit2015 ecotype Zavitan chromosome 1B, WEW_v2.0, whole genome shotgun sequence:
- the LOC119300151 gene encoding high-affinity nitrate transporter 2.3-like, giving the protein MEVQAAPKAKFRIPVDDDSKATEFWLFSFARPHMSAFHLSWFSFFCCFVSTFAAPPLMPLIRDNLGLTAKDIGNAGVASVSGAVFARLAMGTACDLVGPRLASAAIILLTTPAVYCTSIINSASSFLLARFFTGFSLASFVSTQFWMSSMFSAPKVGLANGVAGGWGNLGGGAVQLLMPFVFEAVRKMGSTKFVAWRVAFFIPGIMQTVSAIAVLALGQDMPDGNYRKLHKSGEMHKDSFGNVLRHAVTNYRAWILALTYGYSFGVELAVDNIVAEYFYDRFDVNLKTAGLIAATFGLANIVSRPGGGLMSDWLSQRYGMRGRLWGLWVMQTIGGVLCVVLGIVDYSFGASVAVMILFSLFCQAACGLTFGIVPFVSRRSLGLISGMTGGGGNVGAVLTQVIFFRGGKYKTETGIMYMGIMILACTLPVAFIYFPQWGGMLAGPRKGATADDYYNGEWTAEEREKGYNAATKRFAENSVREGGRWAASGSRSRHTVPVDSSPAPANV; this is encoded by the coding sequence ATGGAGGTgcaggcggcgcccaaggccaagtTCAGGATTCCGGTGGACGACGACAGCAAGGCCACCGAGTTCTGGctcttctccttcgcgaggccgcaCATGAGCGCCTTCCACCTCTCGTGGTTCTCcttcttctgctgcttcgtctcCACCTTCGCGGCGCCGCCGCTCATGCCGCTCATCCGGGACAACCTCGGCCTCACCGCCAAGGACATCGGCAACGCCGGGGTCGCGTCCGTGTCGGGCGCCGTCTTCGCGCGCCTCGCCATGGGCACGGCCTGCGACCTGGTCGGGCCCCGCCTGGCGTCGGCGGCCATCATACTGCTCACCACCCCCGCCGTCTACTGCACCTCCATCATCAATTCGGCCTCCTCCTTCCTGCTCGCGCGCTTCTTCACCGGCTTCTCGCTCGCCTCCTTCGTGTCCACGCAGTTCTGGATGAGCTCCATGTTCTCGGCGCCCAAGGTGGGGCTGGCCAACGGCGTCGCGGGCGGCTGGGGCAACCTCGGCGGGGGCGCCGTGCAGCTCCTCATGCCCTTCGTCTTTGAGGCCGTCCGCAAGATGGGCAGCACCAAGTTCGTGGCGTGGCGCGTGGCCTTCTTCATCCCGGGCATCATGCAGACGGTGTCGGCCATCGCGGTGCTGGCGCTCGGGCAGGACATGCCGGACGGCAACTACCGGAAGCTGCACAAGAGCGGGGAGATGCACAAGGACAGCTTCGGCAACGTGCTGCGCCACGCGGTCACCAACTACCGCGCCTGGATCCTGGCGCTCACCTACGGCTACAGCTTCGGCGTGGAGCTGGCCGTGGACAACATCGTCGCCGAGTACTTCTACGACCGCTTCGACGTCAACCTcaaaaccgccggcctcatcgccgCCACCTTCGGGCTGGCCAACATCGTGTCCCGCCCAGGCGGCGGGCTCATGTCCGACTGGCTGTCCCAGCGCTACGGCATGCGCGGCAGGCTGTGGGGGTTGTGGGTGATGCAGACCATTGGCGGCGTCCTCTGCGTCGTGCTGGGCATCGTCGACTACTCCTTCGGCGCCTCCGTGGCCGTCATGATACTCTTCTCCCTCTTCTGCCAGGCCGCGTGCGGCCTCACCTTTGGCATcgtgcccttcgtgtcgcgcagGTCGCTGGGGCTCATCTCCGGCAtgaccggcggcggcggcaacgtgGGCGCCGTGCTCACGCAGGTCATCTTCTTCAGGGGCGGCAAGTACAAGACGGAGACGGGGATCATGTACATGGGTATCATGATCCTCGCATGCACGCTGCCCGTCGCCTTCATCTACTTCCCGCAGTGGGGCGGCATGCTCGCCGGGCCAAGGAAGGGGGCCACCGCCGACGACTACTACAACGGGGAGTGGACCGCCGAGGAGCGGGAGAAGGGGTACAACGCTGCCACCAAGCGTTTCGCCGAGAACAGCGTGCGCGAGGGCGGCCGGTGGGCAGCGTCGGGCAGCCGCTCAAGGCACACCGTCCCCGTCGACAGCTCGCCGGCGCCGGCCAACGTGTGA